The proteins below are encoded in one region of Chaetodon trifascialis isolate fChaTrf1 chromosome 11, fChaTrf1.hap1, whole genome shotgun sequence:
- the LOC139339297 gene encoding rho GTPase-activating protein 29-like isoform X2, translating into MGDVDSGSGLGIPQTMRSRSFDNLSVDPEGYVSEKSDLVGSEVPLSREEEVDLTLLKNDSGVESALLYAKAWSKYVKDLLAWMEKRLAMDIEYSRNYAKMAESAKALASQQDYMPFGDIYVSTFKNDIEYKQLLIQTAMALQTNKFIQPLLARKNELDKLRKDLKEQWQREQKKMQEADATLRKARALKAQRREEYQKAHSSTNRSQEEQSNTGNKQLEKKRRLEEEALQKAEEAQDQYQSCMADAGVRKMDLANAKSTILTQIREMVFQCDLTLKAVTVNWFQMQQAQTVSLPAHYQALSESAKLYEPGECYAEFVRNLPKNLPKERLHSDSISSDNIRFVFNIRSVGSTHSSHGNLSQASITSCDVLSGEEADGPQPQPAKISERRSNSSTDIQALRSQATLRPWASSSQGSQGGMCSDSESAGGSSESRSMDSPTASPGDFKRRLPRTPSTGTMSSADDLDEREPPSPSDNGLAEMVTETASSPGPFRNAQMSKAAQTHKLRKLRAPSKCRECDSLVVFHGAECEECSLACHKKCLETLAIQCGHKKLQGRLHLFGIDFAQAAKNSPDGIPFIIKKCTSEIESRALNIKGIYRVNGAKSRVEKLCQAFENGKDLVELSDLSPHDISNVLKLYLRQLPEPLILYRYYNDFIGLSKECQRVIVEEADKPQSTGEKGGPSVHLNRVIFKIRDCLRQLPTANYRTLRFLIAHLNRVTEQAEENKMTASNLGIIFGPTLVKPRQTDAEVSLSSLVDYPYQALMVEMLVRHFQTIFDVSLLPVSDITATGQASPRLTPQEKVQRLSRHSTSLTDIKESAKVYKRFSSVIPSPHILDEVQEVQPGTDRTDASALDRLNGIQASSGDEVQRSTLVFGRPSTTVTSTTTTTVAPKVQLRTQRTRHVSRPISMPLERLPTPAQISERNNRNAATNVDASSAELDPVSETLQEIPETEKARQSGSSRISTYYITPFIDTQTMQRRTWDRKYKHYDVTPRTAMIVANLPSAGSGVQPVKATMPVAVSPAVTTASVTPATSSVSTIFSNNPYTVSVKPVWTSKRENETDNSVSEARSSPNLPLMLRAPRTLQPPPGTFYKPPDSINSRARTLPNWTTTVTTITTTTTTTTSSLTPAKPTEAVTPSSALTSPPQMRLQTQDSTDSTIDPGVPTSGALSPPQSPPPSSPEDLSPSETKPVYQRLRPRRLQELEHREAHFV; encoded by the exons ATGGGAGATGTGGACAGCGGCTCAGGGTTGGGGATACCCCAGACCATGCGAAGCAGG TCTTTTGACAATCTCTCTGTGGATCCTGAGGGATACGTCTCAGAGAAAAGTGACCTTGTGG GCTCAGAGGTGCCGTTGTCACGGGAGGAAGAAGTCGACTTGACCCTGCTGAAGAATGACAGCGGGGTGGAGTCTGCTCTGCTCTACGCCAAGGCCTGGTCCAAGTATGTCAAAGACCTTCTGGCCTGGATGGAGAAACGACTGGCTATGG ataTTGAGTACTCCAGAAATTATGCCAAAATGGCCGAGTCTGCAAAGGCCCTGGCCAGTCAACAG GACTACATGCCATTTGGTGATATTTACGTTTCCACTTTCAAAAACGACATTGAATACAAACAGCTGCTCATTCAAACCGCGATGGCTCttcaaacaaataaattcaTACAG CCTCTTCTGGCCCGTAAGAATGAACTGGACAAGCTGAGGAAAGACCTCAAGGAGCAGTGGCAGAGGGAGCAAAAGAAAATG CAAGAGGCAGATGCAACCTTGCGTAAAGCGCGGGCGCTGAAggcccagaggagagaggagtacCAGAAAGCCCACTCATCTACCAACCGCTCCCAGGAGGAGCAGTCTAATACTGGTAACAAAcagctggagaagaagaggaggctggaggaggaggctctgCAGAAG GCGGAGGAGGCCCAGGACCAGTACCAGAGCTGTATGGCTGACGCAGGCGTCAGGAAGATGGATCTGGCCAACGCAAAGAGCACCATCCTCACACAGATCCGAGAGATGGTCTTCCAGTGTGACCTCACACTCAAAGCT GTGACGGTGAACTGGTTTCAGATGCAGCAGGCGCAGACCGTGTCGCTCCCTGCTCACTACCAGGCCCTGAGTGAGAGCGCCAAGTTGTACGAACCGGGTGAATGTTATGCTGAATTCGTCCGGAACCTTCCCAAAAATCTGCCTAAAGAGCGTCTGCACTCAGACTCCATCTCCTCCGACAATATCAG GTTTGTGTTCAACATAAGGTCAGTGGGCAGCACTCATTCCTCCCACGGCAACTTGTCGCAGGCATCCATCACCTCATGTGACGTGCTGAGCGGAGAAGAAGCGGACGGTCCCCAACCCCAGCCTGCAAAGATCAGCGAGCGGAGGTCCAACAGCAGCACGGACATACAAG CGCTGAGAAGTCAGGCCACGCTGAGACCCTGGGCGTCCAGTAGCCAGGGGAGCCAGGGTGGGATGTGCAGCGACTCGGAGAGTGCGGGAGGCAGCAGCGAGTCCAGGTCCATGGACTCCCCCACTGCTAGTCCAG GCGACTTCAAGCGACGGCTGCCGAGAACTCCCTCCACTGGGACCATGTCTTCTGCTGATGACCTGGATGAGAGAGAGCCACCATCGCCCTCAGACAATG GTCTGGCAGAGATGGTGACGGAGACGGCCAGCTCTCCCGGTCCCTTCCGAAACGCTCAGATGTCCAAAGCTGCTCAAACCCATAAGCTGAGAAAACTTCGAGCCCCGTCCAAGTGCAGAGAGTGTGATAGTCTGGTGGTTTTCCATGGCGCTGAGTGTGAGGAG TGCTCCCTGGCCTGCCATAAGAAGTGTCTAGAGACGCTTGCCATTCAATGTGGCCATAAAAAGCTGCAAGGCAGACTGCACCTGTTTGGTATCGATTTTGCCCAAGCAGCAAAGAACAGCCCAGATGGTATCCCATTTATCATCAAGAAGTGCACGTCTGAGATTGAAAGTCGAGCCCTCAACATCAAG GGGATTTATCGAGTGAATGGTGCCAAATCACGTGTCGAGAAGCTCTGCCAGGCGTTTGAAAACGGGAAGGATTTGGTCGAGCTGTCTGACCTCTCACCTCACGACATCAGCAATGTCCTCAAACTCTACCTGAGACAG TTACCGGAGCCATTGATCCTTTATCGATACTACAACGACTTTATCGGCTTGTCCAAAGAGTGCCAGAGAGTGATTGTGGAGGAGGCCGATAAACCTCAGAGCACAGGAGAGAAAGGCGGGCCGAGCGTCCACCTTAACCGAGTCATTTTCAAGATCAGAGACTGTCTCCGCCAGCTGCCCACAGCCAACTACAGGACTCTGCGCTTCCTCATAGCACACCTCAACAG AGTGACTGAGCAGGCAGAGGAGAACAAGATGACTGCGAGTAACCTGGGCATCATCTTTGGCCCCACACTGGTCAAGCCACGGCAGACAGACGCCGAGGTGTCCTTGTCCTCCCTGGTAGACTACCCCTACCAGGCCCTGATGGTGGAGATGCTGGTGCGTCACTTCCAAACCATCTTTGACGTTTCGCTTCTGCCTGTCTCCGACATCACTGCGACCGGCCAGGCGTCCCCCAGACTCACCCCCCAGGAGAAGGTGCAGCGGCTGAGCAGGCACTCCACCTCCCTGACGGACATCAAAGAG AGTGCCAAAGTGTACAAGAGATTCTCATCAGTAATCCCGTCCCCACACATCCTGGATGAGGTTCAGGAGGTCCAGCCAGGAACTGACAGAACAGACGCCTCAGCCCTGGACAGACTCAACGGGATCCAGGCGTCTAGTGGAGACGAAGTCCAGAGGTCAACCTTAGTCTTTGGCCGTCCCAGCACCACCgtcacctccaccaccaccaccaccgtgGCACCAAAGGTCCAACTACGCACCCAGCGCACCAGACATGTGTCTCGGCCGATCAGCATGCCGCTGGAACGCCTGCCCACCCCCGCCCAGATCAGCGAGAGGAATAACCGGAATGCCGCTACTAACGTCGACGCAAGCTCTGCTGAGCTGGACCCGGTCTCTGAGACTCTACAGGAGATACCAGAGACGGAGAAGGCTCGTCAGAGTGGCTCGTCCAGGATTAGCACCTACTACATCACTCCTTTCATTGACACACAGACAATGCAGAGGAGGACGTGGGACAGAAAGTACAAGCACTATGATGTTACACCCAGGACTGCTATGATAGTGGCCAACCTGCCGTCTGCCGGCTCTGGAGTACAACCTGTAAAGGCAACGATGCCCGTCGCTGTTAGCCCAGCAGTGACCACTGCCTCTGTGACCCCCGCCACAAGTAGTGTGAGCACCATATTCTCCAACAACCCCTACACAGTGTCAGTCAAGCCTGTTTGGACTTCTAAAAGGGAAAATGAAACCGATAATTCAGTCAGTGAGGCCAGAAGCTCACCAAACCTTCCGCTAATGCTCAGAGCACCGAGAACTTTGCAGCCTCCCCCTGGAACTTTCTACAAACCCCCTGATTCCATTAACAGCAGAGCTAGGACGCTTCCAAACTGGACTACTACtgtcaccaccatcaccaccaccaccaccaccaccacctcatcGCTCACCCCCGCCAAACCTACCGAGGCGGTCACGCCATCCTCTGCCCTCACAAGCCCCCCACAGATGCGGCTCCAGACACAGGACTCCACTGACAGCACCATTGACCCCGGGGTCCCGACCTCGGGTGCCCTTTCACCCCCGCAGTCCCCTCCCCCGAGCAGCCCCGAAGACCTGAGCCCCAGTGAGACTAAGCCCGTCTACCAAAGACTGCGACCTCGTCGGCTGCAGGAGCTCGAGCACAGAGAGGCTCATTTTGTCTGA